A window of Citrus sinensis cultivar Valencia sweet orange chromosome 7, DVS_A1.0, whole genome shotgun sequence contains these coding sequences:
- the LOC102618853 gene encoding thioredoxin-like protein HCF164, chloroplastic translates to MARVCSNPVSFHRLRPPFNTTVPQPSLLIKASIHYRLKARRFPTIIACQTTPNPAESETEKAVVNVESNSVSDSDVSSTQKSADAGFIEFPNKEINRGIAVASTLAALGLFLFTRLDFGVSLKDLSAAALPYEQALTNGKPTVLEFYADWCEVCRELAPDVYRVEQQYKDRVNFVMLNVDNTKWEQELDEFGVEGIPHFAFLDREGNEEGNVVGRLPRQYLLENVDALARGKASIPHARIVGQYSSAENRKVHQVVDPRSHG, encoded by the exons ATGGCTCGCGTGTGTTCCAACCCAGTTAGTTTCCATAGGTTGCGACCACCTTTTAACACAACCGTGCCGCAACCTTCACTGCTCATTAAGGCctcaattcattatcggctCAAGGCTCGCAGGTTCCCCACAATCATAGCTTGCCAGACGACCCCTAATCCAGCTGAATCCGAAACG GAGAAAGCAGTCGTTAACGTTGAGAGTAATTCCGTCAGTGATAGTGATGTCAGCAGTACCCAGAAGAGCGCGGATGCCGGGTTTATTGAATTTCCAAACAAAGAAATCAATAGAGGAATAGCGGTGGCTTCTACTCTTGCTGCTTTGGGACTCTTCTTATTTACAAGACTTGATTTTGGTGTTTCTTTGAAGGACCTCTCTGCTGCTGCCTTACCCTATGAACAG GCCCTTACAAATGGGAAGCCCACTGTTCTAGAGTTCTATGCAGATTGGTGTGAAGTATGTAGAGAATTAGCTCCAGATGTATACAGAGTGGAACAGCAATACAA GGACCGTGTGAATTTTGTTATGCTGAATGTTGACAACACGAAATGGGAGCAAGAACTTGATGAGTTTGGTGTTGAGGGTATTCCACATTTTGCGTTTCTGGACAGAGAGGGGAATGAGGAGGGTAATGTTGTAGGTAGACTTCCAAGGCAGTACCTGCTTGAGAATGTGGATGCCCTTGCCCGTGGAAAAGCATCAATTCCTCATGCTCGCATTGTGGGGCAGTATTCAAGTGCTGAAAACAGGAAGGTCCATCAAGTTGTTGATCCCAGAAGTCATGGGTAG
- the LOC102617901 gene encoding uncharacterized protein LOC102617901 codes for MSSEKEDNDSDEPEELTAEQGLQQDEEIRKVQKENKARILREGKERRRLWAQRKTSRPSKVGEGIRDVAKIEPENESLGRAGMLPSDIVEMLAAQEKQVFFSDSEDEKAEVKPTSRKKKKKSAGSEPVVLNDIPPPECLNRSLEFLKKRKMQVSRSSAVLNNSNQALRLLSSSGLLK; via the exons ATGTCGTCGGAGAAAGAAGATAATGACTCGGATGAGCCCGAGGAGCTCACAGCCGAGCAG GGGTTGCAGCAAGACGAGGAGATACGAAAAGTccagaaagaaaacaaagccAG AATTCTTCGTGAGGGAAAGGAACGTCGGAGACTATGGGCTCAAAGGAAAACATCACGACCTTCAAAAGTAGGTGAAGGCATCCGAGATGTAGCCAAAATCGAGCCAGAAAATGAGTCTTTGGGTAGAGCGGGGATGCTTCCGAGTGACATTGTTGAAATGCTTGCCGCTCAAGAGAA ACAAGTTTTCTTTTCAGATTCTGAAGATGAGAAGGCTGAGGTGAAACCTACttcaaggaagaagaaaaagaaaagtgcaGG GTCAGAACCTGTTGTTTTGAATGATATTCCTCCTCCCGAATGCTTAAACAGATCCTTGGAGTTCctaaagaaaaggaaaatgcagGTGTCAAGGTCGTCTGCGGTTCTGAACAACTCTAACCAAGCACTTCGCCTCCTTTCTTCTTCTGGCTTGTTAAAGTGA
- the LOC102618181 gene encoding wall-associated receptor kinase-like 14, producing the protein MIPQLSLSLLISICILYLANAADLCDRTCRNGKSTKRVPYPFGFSPGCAIRLTCANATVKIGEFEVQNVTADSIFVNLPTKCHRQITSLHPLFGPNYGMTRQNSLLLQNCTTHQNGCVIPTSLVEQRFNLKTCGVGSDNITCFSWPYNENKSASFMSFNDLSRTGCNYLFSSLAFNSGGNSAGSLEFQLLELGWGLNGSCNCSKNADCTPNVTLANGISGHRCRCQEGFEGDGFVAGDGCRRTSDCSASKYLSGKCGGTRIGALVGGLIAGASIVAVVALLCYCFRKRSTSLRNQLSAKRLLCQAAGNSSVPFYPYKEIEKATSFFSEKHRLGTGAYGTVYAGKLHNDDWVAIKRFRYRDTDSIDQVMNEIKLLSSVSHPNLLRLLGCCIEEGEPILVYEFMPNGTLCQHLQRERGSGLPWTIRITIATETAQAIAYLHSAMNPPIYHRDIKSSNILLDYNYRSKVADFGLSRLGMTESSHISTAPQGTPGYLDPQYHQYFHLSDKSDVYSFGVVLIEIITALKVVDFSRPHSEVNLAALAIDRIGRGCVDEIIDPYLEPHRDAWTLSSIHNVAELAFRCLAFHRDMRPSMMEVAEELEHIRVSSWASNIYMGSPPVSCCSLSECGSQRSLSGLTVKKAGVKSQRLVVPPKSGDCLTTLDEVKDSSPVSVQDPWLSEQSSPSTNSLLGNVVQ; encoded by the exons ATGATTCCTCAACTAAGTTTATCTCTTCTCATCTCCATCTGTATACTCTATCTTGCTAACGCCGCCGACTTGTGCGACCGCACCTGTAGGAACGGGAAATCAACTAAACGCGTGCCGTACCCGTTCGGATTCTCACCGGGTTGCGCGATCCGTTTAACCTGTGCGAACGCAACCGTGAAAATCGGAGAGTTTGAGGTCCAAAACGTGACGGCGGACAGCATCTTCGTCAACCTTCCCACAAAATGCCACCGGCAGATTACGTCACTCCATCCGCTGTTCGGTCCCAACTACGGGATGACGCGGCAGAACAGCCTGCTTCTTCAGAACTGTACGACTCATCAAAACGGCTGCGTTATACCGACGAGTTTGGTCGAGCAACGCTTCAATCTAAAGACGTGTGGTGTTGGTAGCGATAATATAACGTGTTTCTCTTGGCCATACAACGAAAATAAGAGTGCGAGTTTCATGAGCTTTAATGACTTGAGTCGGACTGGGTGCAACTATCTGTTTTCATCGTTGGCTTTTAACTCAGGCGGAAACTCGGCCGGGTCGCTCGAGTTTCAGCTATTGGAGCTGGGTTGGGGGCTTAATGGCTCCTGCAATTGCTCTAAAAATGCCGATTGTACTCCTAATGTCACGCTCGCCAACGGAATTTCTGGGCACCGTTGCCGGTGTCAGGAAGGTTTTGAAGGTGATGGTTTCGTAGCCGGTGATGGATGCCGGAGAA CTTCTGACTGCAGTGCTTCAAAGTATTTATCTGGCAAATGTGGGGGGACTAGAATTGGTGCTCTTGTTGGAg GGCTTATTGCTGGAGCTTCCATAGTGGCTGTTGTGGCTCTTCTATGTTACTGCTTCCGAAAGCGGTCCACTTCTTTGAGAAACCAGCTGAGCGCAAAGCGCCTTCTGTGTCAAGCAGCTGGCAACTCTAGTGTACCCTTTTACCCTtacaaagaaattgaaaaagccACCAGTTTTTTCTCTGAAAAACATAGGCTGGGAACTGGTGCCTATGGTACAGTTTATGCAGGGAAGCTCCACAATGATGATTGGGTTGCCATAAAAAGGTTTAGATATCGAGACACTGACAGTATTGACCAAGTTATGAATGAGATTAAGCTTCTCTCCTCTGTGAGCCACCCAAATCTACTTCGACTCCTAGGTTGCTGCATCGAGGAAGGTGAGCCTATACttgtttatgaatttatgCCCAATGGTACTCTGTGTCAGCATCTgcaaagagagagaggaagtGGACTTCCTTGGACAATACGGATTACCATAGCCACTGAGACTGCTCAAGCAATTGCCTATCTTCACTCAGCTATGAATCCACCAATTTACCACCGAGACATCAAATCCAGCAATATACTATTGGATTACAACTATAGGTCAAAGGTAGCGGATTTTGGGCTTTCCAGACTTGGCATGACTGAGTCATCTCACATCTCAACTGCTCCACAAGGAACTCCAGGCTACCTTGATCCTCAATACCATCAGTATTTCCATCTTTCTGACAAAAGTGATGTTTACAGTTTTGGGGTAGTTCTTATTGAGATCATAACTGCACTGAAAGTGGTTGATTTTTCTCGCCCTCACAGTGAGGTGAATTTGGCTGCACTTGCTATTGATAGGATTGGAAGAGGTTGTGTGGATGAGATAATAGATCCATACCTTGAGCCACATAGGGATGCGTGGACACTCTCATCCATTCACAATGTTGCTGAGCTAGCATTTAGATGCCTTGCATTTCATAGGGACATGAGGCCTTCTATGATGGAAGTGGCAGAAGAGCTAGAACACATCAGGGTCAGTTCATGggcttcaaatatttatatggGCTCACCCCCAGTGTCTTGTTGTTCATTATCGGAATGCGGAAGTCAGAGATCACTGAGTGGCTTGACAGTTAAGAAGGCAGGGGTTAAGAGTCAGAGGTTGGTTGTTCCCCCTAAATCTGGTGATTGTCTGACTACATTGGATGAGGTGAAGGATAGCTCCCCTGTTTCTGTACAGGATCCTTGGTTAAGCGAACAGAGCTCACCTTCCACAAACAGCttgttgggtaatgtagtgCAATGA